One genomic window of Thermoanaerobaculum aquaticum includes the following:
- a CDS encoding carboxypeptidase regulatory-like domain-containing protein, with protein sequence MVFGVALLSLMAASVQAHQLSGTVYCEANCPQATVRLFPLGEKNMASPHQPGKPLRTVEVMPATAFTLEVESLPVRVEVSAPGHAAGVIEVWFPEHATLPPLWLPKAMTRSVQITSAGSKGKLLVMDQEEGDRVGRWRWSTPTAFAEAGKAVNVPVAPGVFTSLTVVDESGCFAFVNVTEGKGAPVSLRCRTVTVTVQDPQGKPQANVRVAAEAMPVGTAALTGPDGKARLSLPDWWKGRVVAWTGEQGGSARVSNETAKIVLRPVAYLPLVTAQPYPTLLVFPRYIPSALTGGPLLLSGTGGRVPFIPPGGEMEILAYGYDATSLSVESPTQTLGVRLSPQAWIEGKVVDPRGLPAPGVPVWSEESEVATFRFTRFRTVTRLLPEPAWVSGQDGSFGPFAVSAGELRLLASHPVLGRADSGKLGPKPKERLPVTLTLAPGTRLSLRVVDERGTPIPGADVQVHPGREEGPRLTIRLGATDKPALARGESDREGRVILGNLPAGPLELVVKKAGFVTAVQEVKLPPEGKDLGDVTLQSGTTIMGRVVDEQGRGLPDVTVVAGSNADFLYDYLTRTEADGGFELADVPREGSLYLQARSREYSSLPVKVSLPPAGPVELKVKAGKLLKGRVVDKETGEAVPNAEISGGRLLTRRIGGFTVQSAVPVPPTSSDQDGYFELAINEPGEVRLEVRAAGFAPAQKTVPIKQDEPPGFILVQLERGFTLRGRVWEADGSPAVGVTVTANEAGERIAGTMLAMFRRPLGTTTDGQGQFVLTGLKPAKFTVEARSPEGAQDRVTLDISGDTEAELHLAAPGSLEVHVVGPQGEPLAGARVAASGIGDDLPERQTDAAGVARFEDVAPGTYFVVASLEGYAADSEQVNVGAQGPKTVTLKLARGGEVLGVVRGLSPQELARCQAWVGMSRTKVAGDGSFHLKGVPLGKQELVVSVFPLGRTRRLTVEVPEGSPAQVEVDFGQGVTISGTVRRGSQPVVGYAVMASGPSPMDRASDTTDEGGSFTLSGLSPGKWTLVVSDPNGQGLLTREVEAEKDVQVSLLLPNGTLSGWVRNRTNREPVAEAQITLEMPGQTAFIRRTSGDETGRFTFRELPTGQEFRVRASAPGFAPAETSVTVRESTPEVELLLEPQQTLELVVRDADGSIPTEVFANVQGPSGEPQPVFVSLDREGRGIVTQLPPGDYVALIQGQGAAVVRFAVPSKVQLQLKPRGTLVLESGSPVEVQVLTAEGLPVPWGWRGMGISGGWRRVETSWRLALPAGDYRLLVRRDGQVQEKLATVIPGQETVLDLAP encoded by the coding sequence ATGGTCTTTGGGGTGGCGTTGCTCTCGCTTATGGCAGCTTCGGTACAGGCGCACCAGCTTTCGGGAACTGTTTACTGCGAGGCCAACTGCCCGCAAGCCACGGTGCGGCTTTTCCCGCTGGGGGAAAAGAACATGGCTTCCCCCCACCAACCCGGAAAGCCCCTGCGCACGGTGGAAGTGATGCCGGCCACGGCGTTCACGCTGGAGGTGGAATCCCTTCCGGTGCGAGTGGAGGTCTCGGCCCCGGGGCACGCTGCCGGGGTCATTGAGGTTTGGTTCCCCGAGCATGCGACGCTCCCGCCCCTGTGGCTGCCCAAAGCCATGACCCGCAGCGTGCAGATCACAAGCGCTGGGAGCAAAGGCAAGCTGCTGGTGATGGACCAGGAGGAGGGCGACCGCGTGGGGAGGTGGCGGTGGAGCACACCCACCGCCTTTGCGGAAGCCGGAAAAGCCGTGAACGTGCCTGTCGCACCGGGGGTCTTCACCAGTTTGACGGTGGTTGATGAATCGGGGTGCTTCGCCTTTGTCAACGTGACCGAGGGCAAGGGAGCCCCGGTAAGCCTGCGCTGCCGCACCGTAACGGTTACGGTACAGGACCCCCAGGGCAAACCCCAGGCCAACGTGCGGGTGGCGGCGGAAGCCATGCCGGTGGGGACGGCCGCCCTCACAGGGCCGGACGGCAAGGCCAGGCTTTCCCTCCCCGACTGGTGGAAGGGGCGGGTGGTGGCCTGGACCGGAGAGCAGGGGGGCTCGGCCCGGGTGAGCAACGAGACAGCCAAAATCGTGCTACGCCCGGTGGCCTACTTGCCGCTGGTCACCGCCCAGCCTTACCCCACCCTTTTGGTGTTTCCCCGCTATATCCCCTCCGCCCTCACCGGCGGTCCGTTGCTGCTCAGCGGCACCGGCGGCCGCGTCCCCTTCATCCCCCCCGGCGGCGAGATGGAAATCCTGGCCTACGGGTACGACGCCACCAGCCTGTCCGTGGAATCCCCCACCCAAACCCTGGGGGTTAGGCTTTCGCCGCAAGCGTGGATTGAGGGCAAGGTGGTGGACCCGCGGGGGCTTCCCGCCCCTGGCGTGCCGGTTTGGAGCGAGGAAAGCGAGGTAGCCACGTTTCGTTTCACACGTTTTCGCACCGTCACGCGGCTTTTGCCAGAACCCGCCTGGGTGAGCGGCCAGGACGGCAGCTTCGGGCCTTTCGCTGTGAGCGCCGGGGAGCTGCGGCTTCTGGCCAGCCATCCGGTCCTGGGCCGGGCCGACTCCGGAAAGCTTGGCCCCAAGCCCAAAGAAAGGCTGCCGGTCACCCTCACCCTCGCCCCCGGTACCCGTTTGAGCTTGCGGGTGGTGGACGAGCGGGGGACGCCCATCCCCGGTGCCGATGTGCAGGTTCACCCCGGCCGGGAAGAGGGGCCCCGGCTTACCATCCGCCTGGGAGCAACGGACAAACCGGCCCTGGCCCGGGGGGAAAGCGACCGGGAAGGCCGGGTCATCCTGGGCAATTTGCCTGCGGGTCCCCTGGAGCTGGTGGTGAAGAAAGCCGGCTTCGTGACGGCAGTGCAAGAGGTGAAGCTGCCGCCGGAGGGCAAAGACCTGGGGGATGTGACGCTGCAGTCGGGCACGACAATTATGGGGCGGGTGGTGGACGAGCAGGGACGGGGGCTGCCGGATGTCACGGTGGTGGCAGGCAGCAACGCCGATTTCTTGTACGATTATTTAACCCGCACCGAAGCCGACGGCGGTTTTGAGCTCGCTGACGTACCCAGAGAAGGGAGCCTTTACCTTCAAGCCCGCTCCCGGGAGTACTCGAGCTTGCCGGTGAAGGTCAGCCTGCCCCCCGCTGGACCCGTGGAGCTCAAGGTAAAGGCCGGCAAGCTTCTCAAGGGCCGGGTGGTGGACAAGGAAACCGGGGAAGCGGTGCCCAACGCCGAAATTTCCGGTGGGCGCCTGTTAACCCGCAGGATCGGTGGGTTCACGGTGCAATCCGCCGTTCCCGTCCCCCCCACCAGCTCCGATCAGGACGGCTACTTTGAGCTGGCCATCAATGAGCCTGGGGAGGTGCGGCTGGAGGTGCGGGCCGCGGGGTTTGCCCCCGCCCAAAAAACCGTACCCATCAAGCAGGACGAACCCCCCGGCTTCATCCTTGTTCAGCTGGAACGGGGGTTTACCTTGCGCGGGCGGGTGTGGGAGGCCGATGGCAGCCCCGCGGTAGGGGTCACGGTCACCGCCAACGAAGCTGGGGAGCGGATCGCCGGCACCATGCTGGCGATGTTCCGCAGGCCCCTGGGCACCACCACCGATGGCCAGGGGCAGTTCGTCCTCACCGGGTTGAAGCCCGCCAAATTTACCGTGGAAGCGCGAAGCCCGGAGGGCGCCCAGGACCGGGTCACCCTGGACATCAGCGGGGATACGGAAGCCGAGCTGCACCTGGCGGCCCCGGGGAGCCTGGAGGTGCACGTGGTGGGGCCACAAGGGGAACCGCTGGCCGGTGCCCGGGTTGCGGCTTCAGGAATTGGCGATGACCTCCCCGAGCGCCAAACCGATGCCGCCGGCGTGGCCCGCTTTGAGGACGTTGCCCCGGGAACCTACTTCGTGGTCGCTTCCCTGGAAGGCTATGCCGCTGACAGTGAGCAAGTCAACGTGGGTGCCCAGGGGCCCAAGACGGTAACGCTGAAGCTGGCCCGGGGCGGGGAAGTGCTTGGGGTAGTGCGGGGCCTTTCCCCCCAGGAGCTGGCCCGTTGCCAAGCGTGGGTGGGGATGAGCCGGACGAAGGTTGCTGGTGACGGCAGCTTCCACCTTAAGGGCGTGCCCTTGGGCAAACAGGAACTGGTGGTTTCGGTTTTCCCACTGGGTAGGACCCGAAGGCTCACGGTGGAGGTGCCGGAGGGATCCCCCGCCCAGGTGGAGGTGGACTTTGGTCAGGGTGTGACGATCTCCGGAACCGTGCGACGGGGGAGCCAGCCGGTGGTGGGGTATGCGGTGATGGCCAGCGGGCCCTCCCCCATGGACCGGGCTTCCGACACCACCGATGAAGGGGGCAGCTTCACGCTTTCCGGCCTTTCCCCCGGCAAATGGACGCTGGTGGTCAGCGACCCCAACGGCCAGGGGCTGCTCACCCGGGAGGTGGAGGCGGAAAAGGACGTGCAGGTTTCCCTGCTGCTCCCCAACGGCACCCTTTCCGGGTGGGTGCGCAACCGCACCAACCGCGAGCCCGTTGCGGAGGCGCAAATTACCCTGGAAATGCCAGGGCAAACCGCCTTCATCCGTCGCACCTCCGGCGATGAGACGGGGCGCTTCACCTTCCGCGAGCTGCCCACCGGCCAAGAGTTCCGGGTGCGGGCCAGCGCACCCGGCTTTGCGCCGGCGGAAACCAGCGTTACGGTTCGGGAGTCCACCCCCGAGGTGGAGCTTTTGCTGGAACCCCAGCAAACCCTGGAGCTTGTGGTGCGCGACGCAGACGGCAGCATCCCCACCGAGGTCTTTGCCAACGTCCAGGGTCCCTCGGGGGAACCCCAGCCGGTGTTCGTGAGTCTCGATCGGGAAGGGCGGGGCATCGTCACCCAGCTGCCACCGGGGGACTACGTGGCTTTGATCCAGGGGCAGGGGGCGGCGGTGGTGCGCTTTGCCGTGCCTTCCAAAGTTCAGCTCCAGCTCAAGCCGCGGGGCACCCTCGTTCTGGAATCCGGCAGCCCGGTGGAGGTGCAGGTATTGACCGCTGAAGGGTTGCCGGTGCCCTGGGGTTGGCGGGGGATGGGCATCAGCGGCGGCTGGCGTCGGGTGGAAACGAGCTGGAGGCTTGCCCTTCCCGCCGGTGACTACCGCCTCCTGGTGCGGCGGGATGGGCAGGTACAGGAAAAGCTCGCCACCGTGATACCCGGACAGGAAACGGTGCTGGACCTGGCTCCGTAA
- a CDS encoding DUF4388 domain-containing protein produces MGEGPASQGISGSLQDVAVADVLQFIHLGKRTGVLALERGEDRATIGFFKGKIVFAQATGAPRIGDLLIRRGLVDRQRLEAALASQRQGPGRRSLGQLLVNAGLINGAQLKAVVEEQIRRAVAVVLGWETGEFEFLPDDLTPADEVTLYPFDVIPEVEVDTAKLLQQASEIFQQKNQQEVVSPVTPKAPEILTSEDLTRVLEQLDAQSAEHRPLVHVLTPDDAFLARLCAALREEARTVRRVSLEEAGDGQGPIVVVADARQGILGPSDVTRVRHLRSGVRVVVVAEPGQPVAPYLRAGAALVVPAELEAVVAAVTAAASSKEELPAPREGAAELTLHRLRQAFGDLRSGFVATSLALNLLSILSETVARAVLLLAKERELSVLGAFGRDARGQLLAQSTRGLRLPWGGDDLLRRAVESGEVVRGPHAQLPELLRQLLGPAARDEVVVFPVRGVQRVIALVVADNGERDAPIADWEIVELAAEQAGMAFENELLRRKLLEKTGSTPNAKDKRP; encoded by the coding sequence ATGGGCGAAGGGCCTGCCTCCCAGGGGATTTCCGGCAGCCTCCAGGACGTGGCGGTGGCCGATGTGCTGCAGTTCATCCACCTGGGAAAGCGGACCGGTGTGTTAGCCCTGGAGCGGGGGGAGGACCGCGCCACCATTGGCTTTTTCAAGGGCAAGATCGTCTTTGCGCAAGCCACCGGCGCTCCTCGTATTGGCGACCTGCTTATCCGGCGGGGATTGGTGGACCGCCAGCGGCTGGAGGCGGCGTTGGCTTCCCAAAGGCAAGGTCCGGGGCGCCGATCCCTGGGGCAACTGCTGGTGAACGCCGGGCTGATCAACGGGGCCCAGCTCAAAGCGGTGGTGGAGGAGCAAATCCGCCGGGCGGTGGCGGTGGTTTTGGGGTGGGAAACCGGGGAGTTTGAGTTTTTGCCCGACGACCTAACCCCTGCGGACGAGGTCACCCTCTACCCTTTCGACGTGATCCCCGAAGTGGAGGTGGACACCGCCAAGCTTTTGCAGCAGGCCAGTGAGATCTTCCAGCAAAAAAACCAGCAGGAGGTGGTTTCGCCGGTTACCCCCAAGGCCCCAGAAATACTGACCTCCGAGGACCTTACCAGGGTCTTGGAGCAGCTGGATGCGCAAAGCGCCGAGCACCGGCCCTTGGTTCACGTGCTCACCCCTGACGATGCGTTCCTCGCCCGGCTTTGCGCGGCGTTGCGCGAGGAAGCCCGCACGGTGCGGCGGGTGAGCCTGGAAGAAGCGGGGGATGGGCAAGGACCCATCGTGGTGGTGGCGGATGCTCGGCAGGGCATTTTGGGGCCTTCGGATGTCACCAGGGTACGGCACCTTCGTTCCGGGGTGCGGGTGGTGGTGGTGGCCGAGCCAGGTCAGCCGGTGGCGCCCTACCTGCGGGCCGGAGCGGCGTTGGTGGTGCCGGCGGAACTGGAGGCGGTGGTGGCGGCGGTCACCGCCGCGGCCAGCAGCAAAGAGGAGCTGCCGGCGCCCCGGGAGGGGGCTGCGGAGCTCACGCTCCACCGTCTGCGGCAGGCTTTTGGGGACCTGCGCAGCGGTTTTGTGGCCACCTCCCTGGCCCTCAACCTCTTGAGCATCCTTTCGGAAACTGTGGCACGGGCAGTTTTGCTGTTAGCCAAGGAGCGGGAGCTTTCGGTGCTGGGGGCTTTTGGCCGCGATGCCCGGGGTCAGCTGCTGGCCCAGTCCACCCGCGGTTTGCGCCTTCCCTGGGGCGGCGATGATTTGCTCCGCCGGGCGGTGGAAAGCGGCGAGGTGGTGCGGGGTCCCCATGCCCAGCTGCCGGAGCTGCTGCGGCAGCTTTTGGGTCCGGCGGCCCGGGATGAGGTGGTGGTTTTCCCGGTGCGGGGGGTGCAGCGGGTCATTGCCCTGGTGGTGGCGGACAACGGCGAGCGGGACGCCCCCATTGCCGATTGGGAAATCGTGGAGTTGGCCGCCGAGCAAGCAGGTATGGCCTTTGAAAACGAGCTTTTACGCCGCAAGCTCCTGGAAAAAACCGGGTCAACCCCAAACGCGAAAGACAAGCGCCCCTAA
- a CDS encoding phosphatidylglycerophosphatase A family protein codes for MVWLFRFLATVGFLGEHLPAPGTTVGSLVGLGLFLLFPDAGLRLAVGVGLTLLAPLVCGREAVRRGEVDPSPVVLDEVVGQWWALQIMAWAGVPFRTPWLVVGFGLFRLFDVLKPPPVRQAELLPGGLGIVADDLVAGLLAGLLGALVFRVWG; via the coding sequence GTGGTGTGGCTTTTCCGGTTTTTGGCCACCGTGGGGTTTTTGGGGGAGCACCTCCCCGCCCCCGGTACCACCGTGGGTTCCCTCGTCGGCCTGGGTTTGTTCTTGCTGTTCCCCGACGCCGGGTTAAGGCTCGCCGTTGGTGTGGGCCTCACCCTCCTGGCCCCGCTGGTTTGCGGCCGGGAAGCGGTACGCCGGGGGGAGGTGGACCCCAGCCCCGTGGTGCTGGACGAGGTGGTGGGGCAGTGGTGGGCCCTGCAAATCATGGCGTGGGCCGGCGTGCCCTTTAGGACTCCGTGGCTGGTTGTGGGTTTTGGCCTTTTTCGGCTCTTCGACGTGCTCAAACCCCCGCCGGTGCGTCAGGCGGAGCTGTTGCCGGGCGGTTTGGGGATTGTGGCCGACGACCTGGTGGCGGGTTTGCTGGCAGGACTCTTAGGGGCGCTTGTCTTTCGCGTTTGGGGTTGA
- a CDS encoding GAF domain-containing protein has product MKETSSGGLKLPEGSGKELVAELKTTLEKARELVRELEHKLQSAGVATAGKGEDDLAQRLARTEADVKELAAQLAASERQISRLMNLYVATYQLHATLTPAEVLQTIAEIAVNLLGAEAFAVLLRRDGGQGFEVALAQGFDTGAYPLFAGDEYLGGEAAVDATLADGTLRLAPIPNSSVVAVVPLKVQGEIVGALVVLKLLPHKPSLRPEDRELLDLLSAHAASALFAARIFATKDRRLRTLESLIKLARGE; this is encoded by the coding sequence ATGAAGGAAACCTCGTCGGGAGGTTTGAAGCTGCCCGAGGGCTCGGGGAAGGAGCTGGTGGCCGAGCTGAAGACCACCCTGGAAAAGGCCCGCGAGCTGGTGCGGGAGCTGGAGCACAAGCTGCAGTCGGCAGGGGTGGCCACCGCCGGAAAGGGGGAGGACGATTTGGCCCAACGGCTGGCGCGGACCGAGGCGGACGTCAAGGAGCTGGCTGCGCAGCTGGCGGCTTCCGAGCGGCAAATTTCCCGCCTCATGAACCTTTACGTGGCCACCTACCAGCTCCACGCCACCCTCACCCCTGCGGAGGTGCTGCAAACCATCGCCGAAATTGCTGTGAACCTCTTGGGAGCCGAGGCCTTTGCGGTGCTCCTGCGCCGGGACGGCGGTCAGGGCTTTGAGGTGGCCCTGGCTCAGGGGTTCGACACCGGGGCTTATCCGCTCTTTGCCGGCGACGAGTACCTGGGCGGGGAGGCCGCGGTGGATGCCACACTGGCCGATGGCACCCTGCGCCTGGCGCCCATTCCCAACTCCAGCGTGGTGGCGGTGGTGCCTTTAAAGGTGCAGGGCGAAATCGTCGGGGCTTTGGTGGTGCTCAAGCTTCTGCCCCACAAGCCTTCCCTCCGCCCGGAGGATCGGGAGCTTTTGGATTTGCTTTCCGCCCACGCCGCCTCCGCCCTCTTTGCGGCCCGCATCTTTGCCACCAAGGACCGGCGCCTGCGCACCTTAGAAAGCCTCATCAAGCTGGCACGGGGGGAGTAA
- a CDS encoding UDP-N-acetylmuramate--L-alanine ligase codes for MFILLGPMLPFLGQRVLEYSSPPARATSMRDSCHYYLLPIGGMATAALAGLLSESGFRVCGVDSALYPPASELLAELAVPVRLGFDPAHIPEVEKAVVIGNAVPISNPEVQAVLARGLPYTSQAALFGELFCQNRKTVVVAGTHGKTTTTALVAHVLTHAGLDPTAFIGGVPRGGKPWRLGHSPWTVVEGDEYNTAFFDKGPKFLHYFPHIFVVNNVEYDHADLYPSLDAILAAFRAGVARVTGDGWVVANADDPGAREVAAHARKVLWYGQSAQAQVRCRHFSHRQGNLVAEVALDGDVWELEVPLVGRHNLANLLAVAAVSRLAGIPPETLQRALATFPGVRRRLEVVGEAGGVTVVDDFAHHPTAVGLTLEGARERFPGRRLVVAFEPRSLTAGRAELFPLYEQAFALADGVVLAPIFHRHRLPPEEQMDRHRLAAQLKAKGVDAVVVEDGGDPLPTVLALLRPGDVFIAMSSGDFGGLPRRVLAALGA; via the coding sequence ATGTTCATCCTCCTTGGGCCAATGCTGCCCTTTCTCGGCCAGCGGGTGCTAGAGTACTCCAGCCCGCCGGCGCGGGCAACTTCTATGCGAGATTCGTGCCACTACTACCTGTTGCCCATTGGGGGGATGGCCACCGCAGCCCTGGCCGGCCTGCTTTCGGAAAGCGGCTTTCGCGTGTGCGGGGTAGATTCGGCGCTCTACCCGCCGGCCTCGGAGCTTTTAGCGGAGCTTGCAGTTCCGGTTCGCTTGGGCTTTGATCCGGCGCACATCCCTGAGGTGGAAAAAGCGGTGGTCATCGGCAACGCCGTGCCCATTTCCAACCCCGAAGTTCAAGCCGTGCTCGCCCGGGGGCTTCCCTACACCTCGCAAGCGGCGCTTTTTGGGGAGCTTTTTTGCCAGAACAGGAAAACCGTGGTGGTGGCCGGCACCCACGGGAAAACCACCACAACAGCTCTGGTGGCCCATGTGCTCACCCACGCCGGCCTTGACCCTACCGCCTTCATTGGCGGTGTTCCCCGGGGCGGAAAGCCCTGGCGGCTGGGGCACTCGCCGTGGACGGTGGTGGAAGGGGACGAGTACAACACCGCGTTTTTCGACAAGGGCCCAAAGTTTCTGCACTACTTCCCCCACATCTTCGTGGTCAACAACGTGGAGTATGACCACGCCGATCTCTACCCCTCCCTGGATGCCATTCTGGCCGCTTTCCGCGCAGGAGTGGCGCGGGTGACCGGTGACGGATGGGTGGTGGCCAACGCCGACGACCCTGGCGCTCGGGAGGTGGCGGCCCACGCCCGAAAGGTGCTGTGGTACGGACAAAGCGCCCAAGCCCAGGTGCGCTGCCGGCACTTTTCCCATCGCCAGGGTAACCTGGTGGCCGAGGTTGCCCTGGACGGTGACGTGTGGGAGCTGGAAGTTCCGCTGGTGGGGCGCCACAACCTGGCCAACCTCCTGGCGGTGGCGGCGGTGAGTCGCCTGGCCGGCATCCCCCCCGAAACCCTGCAGCGAGCCTTGGCCACCTTCCCCGGCGTGCGCCGAAGGCTGGAGGTGGTGGGGGAAGCCGGAGGTGTGACCGTGGTTGACGACTTTGCCCACCACCCCACCGCCGTGGGTCTCACCCTGGAGGGAGCCCGGGAGCGCTTTCCCGGCCGCCGGCTGGTGGTCGCCTTTGAACCCCGCTCCCTCACCGCCGGCCGCGCCGAGCTCTTCCCCCTGTACGAGCAAGCCTTCGCCCTGGCCGATGGGGTGGTGCTGGCGCCCATCTTCCACCGCCACCGGCTGCCACCGGAAGAGCAAATGGACCGCCACCGCCTGGCCGCACAACTGAAGGCCAAGGGTGTGGACGCGGTGGTGGTGGAAGACGGGGGCGATCCGCTTCCCACCGTGTTGGCCTTGCTGCGGCCGGGGGACGTTTTCATTGCCATGTCTTCCGGGGATTTTGGTGGCCTCCCCCGCCGGGTGCTGGCCGCTCTGGGAGCCTGA
- a CDS encoding response regulator, producing the protein MQPKKVLAVDDSKLMLRMYEVMLRGTPLLLAENGQQALQLLEQNPDVDLVLLDINMPVMNGLEFLAALGQQGRLPGLPVIVVSTDGEEAQIEKGLAAGAVAYLTKPFDAERLRAAIAALEAP; encoded by the coding sequence GTGCAACCGAAGAAAGTGCTGGCGGTGGACGATTCCAAGCTCATGCTGCGCATGTACGAGGTGATGCTGCGCGGCACGCCGCTTTTGCTGGCGGAAAACGGGCAACAGGCCTTGCAGCTTCTTGAGCAGAATCCGGACGTGGATCTGGTGCTTCTGGACATCAACATGCCGGTGATGAACGGGCTGGAGTTTCTGGCAGCCCTGGGCCAGCAGGGCCGGCTTCCGGGGCTGCCGGTGATCGTGGTGTCCACCGACGGAGAAGAAGCGCAAATTGAAAAAGGGCTGGCGGCGGGTGCCGTGGCTTACCTTACCAAGCCTTTCGACGCCGAAAGGTTGCGGGCAGCCATTGCTGCCCTGGAGGCCCCATGA
- a CDS encoding DUF1573 domain-containing protein, whose amino-acid sequence MKRILEGVLMLACVLPAWAQAPTPAGSEAKAASEAKPVVDFPEKIKDFGVVVKGEKIRATFEVRNTGTAPLEITQVRPTCGCTVADFDRTVPPGGKGKIVAEVDTTDFTGPISKAVLVYTNDPAMPSMTLVVKADVQAFIDVVPRSFVRFNVLQGEAAEEKVVLVPSQPVDFKVLGVETGTAPVTASFRKLEGSELIQGRNQPQWEVSFKVPANAPEGPFNQKVTVKTTAEKAPNVTVTLTGVVRPIIQVVPPTVDLGTVPNDAPVGRALLLVNNRQNHDLQIANAKVASELFTVEVTPLQPGQRYQVAVTLKAGAPKGTHKTTLVVETNDPSRPRLEVPVSVTVQ is encoded by the coding sequence ATGAAGAGGATCTTGGAAGGCGTGTTGATGTTGGCTTGCGTATTGCCGGCCTGGGCGCAGGCCCCAACCCCCGCTGGGTCTGAGGCCAAAGCAGCCTCGGAAGCCAAGCCGGTGGTCGATTTCCCGGAAAAGATCAAGGATTTCGGGGTGGTGGTGAAGGGCGAGAAGATCCGCGCCACCTTTGAGGTGCGCAACACCGGCACCGCCCCCCTGGAGATCACCCAGGTACGACCCACCTGTGGCTGCACGGTGGCCGATTTTGACCGCACCGTGCCTCCGGGAGGCAAGGGCAAGATCGTGGCCGAGGTGGACACCACCGACTTCACCGGCCCCATTTCAAAGGCGGTGCTGGTGTACACCAACGACCCGGCCATGCCCAGCATGACCCTGGTGGTGAAAGCCGATGTTCAGGCTTTCATTGACGTGGTGCCCCGCAGCTTCGTGCGCTTCAACGTCTTGCAAGGGGAAGCGGCGGAGGAGAAGGTGGTGTTGGTACCGTCCCAACCGGTGGACTTTAAGGTGCTGGGGGTGGAGACCGGTACGGCTCCTGTGACCGCTTCCTTCCGCAAGCTGGAGGGCTCTGAGCTCATCCAGGGCCGCAACCAGCCCCAGTGGGAGGTGAGCTTCAAGGTACCCGCCAACGCTCCCGAGGGCCCCTTCAACCAAAAGGTGACGGTGAAGACCACCGCCGAAAAGGCGCCAAACGTCACGGTAACCCTTACCGGTGTGGTGCGGCCTATCATCCAGGTGGTGCCGCCTACCGTGGATTTGGGAACGGTGCCCAACGACGCTCCGGTGGGCCGGGCGCTCTTGTTGGTCAACAACCGCCAAAACCACGACCTGCAGATCGCCAACGCCAAGGTGGCCAGCGAGCTGTTTACCGTGGAAGTCACCCCCCTTCAGCCGGGTCAGAGGTACCAGGTGGCCGTGACCTTGAAGGCCGGGGCGCCCAAGGGCACCCACAAAACCACCCTGGTGGTGGAAACCAACGACCCCAGCAGGCCGCGGCTGGAAGTGCCGGTGAGCGTGACGGTGCAGTAA